Proteins from one Coregonus clupeaformis isolate EN_2021a chromosome 29, ASM2061545v1, whole genome shotgun sequence genomic window:
- the LOC121544692 gene encoding F-box only protein 34, which translates to MPERCESMSYCSATAASHREPRKPPPPNLLQSAWRVAAMHLKQYPKLQKKELHLESSQDSQRGLHHVSQQGVLSQRTVGGVRRVGPSSSGLGQGTACYPLSVISTNTLQCCSNDNSGSNHHNNSNNIHVNRGSGCGLQTSRLSESEGDVFHSSASKTTTCNTPSSLLLLSTSSCTTTSTGSVGSEDQEASLSISYEGEDREGPLEIWAVIKPGNTKEKIAIFASPQCRGSLVNGGGGEPVREAGEDFVSSSLGRTVSVKMKSCWEDEGGSVAKRRRRSGHQGQHKDRDRQSSRALETQSPLSPTENSPVEVTICLGESPRVPECGEVVVRVGGEQVCRVEGEEGSETGTGKALSVVELVAFLEQRASDKQVDSKPVSLRSSTSITLSRGLSLTQEPQQPRAPDQSPQGTGEEAECVKVSDMVAKLESECLKHQNVTREGSRSGGELSRNNSLSRNNSLSRNNSLRRRVGRVLLAGADAFSISAQPPPPQSPTEPHHGLEETTRVQHRHASPSTGYPSTGTSHTDKLVPSSCREAAQLASSTSDSGSPSHSVDSGCGASVVREPEESCEAQGLGQGQQKNRAVEAGQDLHFQLQSEQARASRTDSSCKLQCKEPLPGMLFFSHPLPSQAVLEHTLPHTDNTHTPTPQDMESSPKPTRDSAEPSKTQPCDPAITSLLSEPISHSENWAEEEEAVSEGEGSAVSRCETVPFPLRRMVSHEFLEMRFKIQLLLEPQQYMAFLPHHIIIKIFCLLPTESLAVLKCTCHYFKFIIESYGVRPADSRWVCDPRYKDDPCKQCKKRYGRGDVSLCRWHHKPYCQALPYGPGYWMCCHGSHKDTPGCNVGLHDNRWVPAFHSINMPIYKKPREVSEE; encoded by the coding sequence GGTTGCAGCCATGCATCTCAAGCAATACCCCAAACTGCAGAAGAAAGAGCTCCACCTGGAGTCCAGTCAAGACAGCCAGAGAGGCCTTCATCATGTGAGCCAGCAGGGTGTTCTGTCGCAGAGGACAGTGGGGGGGGTCCGCCGGGTGGGCCCGTCTAGCAGCGGGCTTGGCCAGGGTACGGCCTGCTACCCCCTCAGTGTCATATCCACCAACACCCTGCAGTGCTGCAGTAACGACAACAGCGGCTccaaccaccacaacaacagtaaTAATATCCACGTCAACCGTGGTAGTGGCTGTGGGCTGCAGACCTCGAGGCTGAGTGAGTCCGAAGGGGATGTATTCCACAGTAGCGCCTCCAAGACCACCACCTGcaacaccccctcctccctgctactcctctccacctcctcctgcaCCACCACCTCTACAGGCTCGGTGGGCTCTGAGGACCAGGAGGCCTCCCTCAGCATCTCCTATgaaggggaggacagagagggaccGCTGGAAATCTGGGCCGTCATCAAGCCCGGCAACACCAAGGAGAAGATCGCAATCTTCGCTTCGCCCCAGTGCCGTGGCAGCCTGGTGAACGGTGGCGGTGGAGAGCCGGTCAGGGAGGCCGGTGAGGACTTTGTGAGCAGCAGCCTGGGGAGGACAGTGTCTGTGAAGATGAAGAGCTGCTGGGAGGACGAGGGTGGCTCTGTGGCCAAGCGCAGGAGGAGGTCAGGGCATCAGGGGCAACACAAGGACCGAGACAGACAGTCATCCAGAGCCCTGGAGACACAGAGCCCACTGAGCCCCACTGAGAACAGCCCTGTAGAGGTGACCATCTGCCTCGGAGAGAGCCCCAGAGTGCCTGAGTGTGGGGAGGTGGTTGTAAGGGTGGGTGGGGAGCAGGTGTGTAGGGTAGAGGGCGAGGAGGGGAGTGAGACTGGGACGGGCAAGGCTCTCTCTGTGGTGGAGTTGGTGGCCTTCTTGGAGCAGAGAGCTAGCGACAAGCAAGTGGACTCTAAGCCTGTGTCTCTGCGGAGCTCCACTAGCATTACCTTATCCAGGGGGCTGTCACTGACCCAAGAGCCCCAGCAACCCAGAGCCCCAGACCAGAGCCCCCAGGGGACAGGTGAGGAAGCAGAGTGTGTAAAGGTGTCAGACATGGTGGCCAAGCTGGAGTCCGAGTGCCTGAAGCACCAGAATGTTACAAGGGAAGGGTCCAGATCTGGGGGAGAGCTCTCGCGCAACAACAGCCTCTCGCGCAACAACAGCCTCTCGCGCAACAACAGCCTGCGGAGGAGGGTGGGCCGGGTTCTACTGGCAGGAGCAGACGCCTTCTCCATCTCAGCCCAGCCTCCTCCACCTCAGTCTCCCACCGAGCCCCACCATGGACTAGAGGAGACGACCAGGGTGCAGCACCGCCACGCTAGTCCCTCTACTGGCTATCCCTCTACTGGCACCAGCCACACGGACAAACTAGTTCCCAGCAGCTGCCGTGAAGCTGCCCAGTTGGCTTCTAGCACCTCTGACTCAGGCTCTCCGTCTCACAGCGTGGACTCTGGGTGTGGCGCCTCCGTCGTCAGAGAGCCGGAGGAGAGCTGTGAGGCCCAGGGCCTGGGGCAGGGGCAGCAGAAGAACAGGGCTGTAGAGGCTGGGCAGGACCTGCACTTCCAGCTCCAGTCAGAGCAGGCCAGGGCCAGCAGGACAGACAGTAGTTGTAAACTACAGTGTAAGGAGCCCCTCCCAGGCATGCTGTTCTTCTCACACCCTCTGCCCTCACAGGCGGTGCTTGaacacacactgccacacacagacaatacccacacccccaccccccaggACATGGAgtccagccctaaacccacaagAGACTCAGCGGAACCCTCCAAGACTCAGCCCTGCGACCCCGCTATCACCTCCCTCCTTTCTGAACCCATATCTCACAGTGAGAACTGGGCTGAGGAGGAAGAGGCggtgagtgagggagaggggagtGCTGTTAGCCGGTGTGAGACTGTGCCTTTCCCCCTGCGCCGCATGGTGTCTCACGAGTTCCTGGAGATGCGCTTTAAGATCCAGCTGCTCCTGGAACCCCAGCAGTACATGGCCTTCCTGCCTCACCACATCATCATCAAAATCTTCTGCCTGCTGCCCACGGAGAGCCTGGCCGTGCTCAAGTGCACCTGCCACTATTTCAAGTTCATCATCGAGAGCTACGGCGTTCGACCCGCAGACTCCCGCTGGGTGTGCGACCCCCGCTACAAAGACGATCCCTGCAAGCAGTGTAAAAAGCGGTACGGGCGTGGAGACGTGTCCCTCTGCCGCTGGCACCACAAGCCCTACTGCCAGGCGCTGCCCTACGGCCCCGGGTACTGGATGTGTTGCCACGGCTCCCACAAAGACACGCCCGGCTGCAATGTCGGTCTCCATGACAACCGCTGGGTGCCCGCCTTCCATAGTATCAACATGCCAATCTATAAGAAACCTAGGGAGGTCTCTGAGGAGTAG